A DNA window from Daucus carota subsp. sativus chromosome 3, DH1 v3.0, whole genome shotgun sequence contains the following coding sequences:
- the LOC108211462 gene encoding small ribosomal subunit protein uS13z/uS13y/uS13x: MSLVANEDFQHILRIQNTNVDGKQKIMFALTSIKGIGRRFANIVCKKADVDMNKRAGELSSAEIDSLMTIVANPRQFKIPDWFLNRKKDYKDGKFSQVTSNALDMKLRDDLERLKKIRNHRGLRHYWGLRVRGQHTKTTGRRGKTVGVSKKR; this comes from the exons ATG TCGCTCGTAGCAAATGAGGATTTTCAACACATTCTGCGTATTCAGAACACGAATGTGGATGGGAAGCAGAAGATCATGTTTGCTTTGACTTCGATCAAAGGTATCGGTCGCCGTTTCGCGAACATTGTTTGCAAGAAAGCTGACGTGGATATGAACAAGAG GGCTGGTGAACTTTCATCTGCTGAAATTGACAGTTTGATGACCATCGTTGCCAATCCTCGACAGTTCAAGATCCCAGACTGGTTCCTGAACAGGAAGAAGGATTACAAGGATGGAAAGTTCTCTCAGGTGACATCCAATGCACTGGACATGAAACTGAGGGATGATCTTGAGCGCCTGAAGAAAATCAG GAACCATCGTGGTCTCCGTCACTACTGGGGTCTTCGAGTACGTGGACAGCACACTAAGACTACAGGACGAAGGGGAAAGACTGTTGGTGTGTCTAAGAAGAGATAA